In Rhodobacter xanthinilyticus, a single window of DNA contains:
- a CDS encoding site-specific DNA-methyltransferase: MTLSFAPDRIEMWPLSRLQPYARNAKAHGPDQVAKIAASMAEFGWTVPCLVAEGGELIAGHGRVLAATQLGLTEAPVIVLGHLTEAQRRAYRIADNKLTELGTWDEALLSAELNDLLAEDFDLSLVGFSDGELDKLLAYVPEGDGEEGGAGGSVPPVTIPEPPRNPASRTGDLWILGDHRLLCGDSTSAADVRRLMNGERAILFATDPPYLVDYDGSNHPTRNKDWSASYGTTWDDSSQGAELYDGFIAAAVAEAITEDAAWYCWHASRRQAMLEACWEKAGAFVHQQIIWVKDRGVLTRSHYLWKHEPCFMGWRRPNRPPKVAEQTLPSTWEMPSFAKDERPDHPTPKPLDAFGIPMRQHVARGGLCYEPFCGSGSQIVAGEANGRRVFAMEISPAYIDVAVERWQADTGREAILDGDGRTFAEVRTERLGDDADASTGAPADTPDTDTAPEPARKRKTAA, translated from the coding sequence ATGACGCTGAGCTTTGCCCCAGATCGGATCGAGATGTGGCCGCTGTCACGGCTGCAGCCCTATGCCCGCAATGCGAAGGCGCACGGGCCGGACCAGGTCGCGAAGATCGCCGCCAGTATGGCGGAGTTCGGATGGACCGTGCCCTGCCTCGTGGCCGAGGGCGGCGAGTTGATCGCGGGCCATGGCCGGGTGCTGGCGGCGACGCAGCTCGGACTCACCGAAGCGCCGGTGATCGTGCTGGGGCACCTGACCGAGGCACAGCGGCGGGCTTACCGGATTGCGGACAACAAGCTGACCGAACTAGGCACTTGGGACGAGGCGCTGCTGTCGGCGGAACTGAACGATCTGCTGGCCGAGGATTTCGACCTCTCGCTGGTCGGCTTCTCCGACGGCGAACTCGACAAGCTGCTGGCCTATGTGCCGGAGGGGGACGGGGAAGAAGGTGGCGCCGGGGGCTCCGTGCCGCCGGTGACCATCCCCGAGCCGCCGCGCAACCCGGCGTCGCGCACCGGTGATCTCTGGATCCTCGGCGACCATCGCCTCCTCTGCGGTGATAGCACCAGCGCGGCCGATGTGCGCCGCCTGATGAATGGCGAGCGGGCAATCCTGTTCGCGACCGACCCGCCATACCTCGTCGACTACGACGGCTCGAACCATCCCACACGCAACAAGGATTGGTCCGCGTCCTACGGCACCACGTGGGATGACAGTTCGCAGGGCGCCGAGCTCTATGACGGCTTCATCGCGGCGGCCGTGGCCGAGGCGATCACCGAGGATGCGGCCTGGTACTGCTGGCACGCCTCGCGCCGCCAGGCGATGCTCGAGGCCTGCTGGGAAAAGGCCGGTGCCTTTGTGCATCAGCAGATCATCTGGGTGAAGGATCGCGGTGTCCTGACCCGGTCGCATTACCTCTGGAAGCATGAGCCCTGTTTCATGGGCTGGCGCCGCCCGAACCGCCCGCCGAAGGTCGCCGAACAGACGCTCCCCTCAACTTGGGAGATGCCGTCCTTCGCCAAGGACGAGCGGCCTGACCACCCGACGCCGAAACCGCTCGACGCCTTCGGGATCCCAATGCGCCAGCATGTTGCGCGGGGCGGGCTCTGCTACGAGCCGTTCTGCGGCTCCGGCTCGCAGATCGTGGCGGGCGAGGCCAACGGCCGCCGAGTCTTCGCGATGGAGATCAGCCCGGCCTACATCGACGTCGCCGTCGAACGCTGGCAGGCCGACACGGGTCGCGAGGCGATCCTCGATGGCGACGGTCGGACCTTCGCTGAGGTGAGAACCGAGCGGCTGGGCGACGACGCCGACGCCTCCACCGGCGCCCCGGCCGATACGCCGGACACGGACACCGCCCCCGAACCCGCGCGAAAGCGCAAGACCGCCGCGTGA
- a CDS encoding DUF6362 family protein: protein MTVWTPALVEERLAEAAFVLKRLPEARRQGYFSTWPAVLHSFGAKVGQEPKPMRVLPSPQAISRMEETLTWTACLEPVDGRIVWMKAHGERWKEICWSAGLHRSAAHQHWQFGLAVIALTLNKRRFNRNLSKQRVIALASGA, encoded by the coding sequence ATGACCGTCTGGACCCCCGCGCTGGTCGAGGAACGGCTGGCCGAAGCCGCTTTCGTCCTGAAACGTCTGCCCGAGGCCCGCAGGCAGGGCTACTTCAGCACTTGGCCTGCGGTCCTGCACAGCTTTGGCGCCAAGGTGGGACAGGAGCCCAAGCCGATGCGCGTGCTGCCCTCGCCGCAAGCGATCAGCCGCATGGAGGAAACGCTGACCTGGACCGCCTGCCTCGAGCCCGTGGACGGTCGCATCGTCTGGATGAAAGCCCATGGCGAGCGGTGGAAGGAGATCTGCTGGTCCGCGGGGCTGCACCGGTCGGCCGCGCATCAGCACTGGCAATTCGGTCTCGCGGTGATCGCCCTCACTCTCAACAAGCGGCGGTTCAACCGCAACCTTTCGAAGCAGCGGGTGATCGCGCTGGCCAGTGGCGCGTAA